The nucleotide sequence GAGAGGCAGCTTCTCTGAAACACAAAGCCCTGGCTCCCCTTTAGCACCGACTTTGAGATGACCTTCTGGCTctaggagagggaggagggaagctgGGAGAACACGGACCATGCTCAGGACTAACAGAGATGCTAATAAGCAGAGGCTAGGCTCCCAGGCCGAGCAAGGGTAATGGGGAGCTCCTCACCTGCTGGACTCGGTGCACGCGCAGACGTTGTTCCTGCTGCTGCACTCGTAGGTTGGACAGACGCACAAGTTGGTGAATGGCCTCATCCACCTCCTGGTACAGCACAGCTGGGCCTGGGCCCTCTAGCCTGGGAAAGAGAGGCGATGCTGAGTCTCGGCCCCCGGTCCGTTCTACCTTTGTGCCCTCAGGGATGCAAACATCAGAGGTGTCATGGCACTGGGAATCAGACTTGTCCTGTAGCCTCCCTTGCTGAGATAGCCTGGCTGAGATATTTAGCATCTCTCATCCTCCACGTCCTCATTTGTTATCATAACCAGCACAGGGGGATGTTGTGGAGGTTATGAGTGTAAAGACATTGCACCTTGTCCAGATAAATGTGGAGTAAGGATTATCGACCACTTAAGGTTGAAGATGGCTCTCTGCTATCTCCCTCCCACTTGCCTCGCTTACTTGCTGCTATGGGTGGAGCGCAGGCGCATCAGGATGGCTCCTCCGTTCCTCTGTAGTGCCGTCAGCCGAGGATCTGCCAGCACCTTTTGCAGAGGCTCAGGCATTCCCACCGCCTCCTTGGGACAATGAAACATTTTGAGTTCCGCTAGAGAGTGCCCACACCAGTCCCATCCCTTTTACATCTGCCGTTATTCCACATCACTCCATACCTCTTCTTTGGGTTCTGCTGTTCCCTCTAGCTCCTCAATGGCCTGCCGTACAGAGGTCAGCACGCCTTGGCACAAGGTGCACAGCCTTGCCACTTCCTGAAAcccacatacagagagagagttaAGGGATAGGGTTTAGAATAAGAAATATGCTGAGTGTGGTGGGacaggctttaatcccagcagtcagaaggcagaggcaggtggatctctgtgaatttgatgctagcctggtctacaaagtgatgtccaggacagctagaccctgtttcaaaaacaaacaaacaaacaaacaaacaaacaaacaagaaagaaaatgcaagcaAGCAAGGATGCAAACAAGTTACAGGATGAAGATAGGAGCCCTGGAGGATTTTGCGAATATAATGCTGGGTTCAGTTGCTGGCTTTGTTGCTTTTAAGTTCTATAATACTGAGCAAGCTTACAAACCCTGAAACTCACTTTACTCAATAATAAAGTTAGAATAAAAGTAGATTGTATAAAATTTAaggaaatggggctggagagatggctcagcggttaagaacactgactgctcttccaaaggtcctgagttcaattcctggctatcacatggtggctcacaaccatctgtaatgggatctgacgccctcttctggtatgtctgtagacagcaacagtgtactcacaaacataaaataaataaataaatctttaaaaaattctttaaaattttttttaaaggaaatgatgCCAGGCATGGCTGTGGTGGTACAGCCTTAGTGTGTGGGTTTCCTTTGCCTCTTTTGCCTCTGCTCTTCCCTCTGGTGAGTCCTGTCTCCCTTCATCTGCTTTCCCTCCAATACACAACCGTGCTAAGAAGTCCTGCTTGTATTCATCTGTGATTGTGTTGACTCTTCTGAGATACTCCCAACACTTAGGCTCATAGGAGTATGAAGGTAACAGATGGCGCTACCTAGAGACCATGAACAACTGGTACATCATTTGATGGTAAAAGATCTTGTACGTTGTGGATACTGGTACAGGGAGCATGTACAGAAAGGGGCACCATCTCCGGAAGTGGGGGCAAGTGACTTGCCAAGCCACATGGAACCAATTTCTCCACTCCCAGAACTTTCTAGAAACCTACGTAACTATCACAAACATCTTTCTACTTGTTTCATGATATCTTGATATCCCCCACTAGAAAGCATACATTACTTAATATCAAATTAAGAATTTGACATacttgggggggggcagggagctggagagatggttcggtggGTAAGAGCATGTATTGCTCTACCAGAGCAccaaggtttgattcccagcacccacaagtaGCTCACAGTTGCCTATAGTTCCAAATTGAGGGgttctgatgcctctggcctctaagGACACCCACAAGCATGGCATtcacttacacagacacacagatacatatatgtgtgtgtgtgcacatgtgtatatacatgcttaaaaataaaataaatctttaaaaaaaggttacaaagaatttaaaaatgtgtgtggtagctggaaagatggttcacaGGTTAAGGGCCTTTGTtgtcactgggtggtggtggcacacagctttaattgCAGTGCtcagctcaggaggcagaggcaggtagatctttgtgaatttgagaccagcctgctctacagagttagttctatGAGACAGCCAggtctgcacagagaaaccctttctcaaaagaaggaggaggaaggggttgccttgttgctcttgcagaggactggggtccAGTTCCCAGCCTCACGTGTTGTTGGTTTACAACCTTCtgtagttccaggagatctgatgccctccagGGCAACGGACATACAGACATGCAGAaaagacatgcatacacataaaataagttaaaaaaaaaagaatttaacaaCTCCCTTCCTTCTTCACAATGGCTGGCAACATTTGTTCACAGTTTATGAGTCCGAGCTGTTTTCTGAACTGAGTGGACTGCATCTTTCCCAGCCCTACAGTGATGTTCGTGTCTGTCTTTTCTCCGGGACTGTCCTTAGCTGGGTCTTTCCAGCTCCCGGGATGCTGGGAGCTGGAAGAGTTTACCTGGTGGATCTCTGCCCAGTGGTTGGGGGAGAGGTCCCTGGCACCTCCTAAGTCCCACTGTAGCTCCTCTGGCTTGGCCACTCTTTTCAGATCCTTCTCCGACAGCAACTCAGCTCCctgtagacatacaaaaacaggAGTTTTCTGCACAGGCCCCTGGTGATTCAGACCGGTCTGGGAGATGAACAAGCTTTCCTCCCCTCTCTATTACTGATAGGGTAGCAGGTGGGAGACAGCCAACCTGAAATCCACAGAGTTCAGCTGGAGGGTCTTCGTGACCGAGGATCACCAGCCGCTGAATGAGCGGAGGCTCGCCCGAGTCCTAAGGGCAAAGAAGAATAACCCTACACTTTGGACAGTTGAATGACCTGGAATGGCTGCCACTGGGAAAAAGTGAGGATCTAGGGGACGAGCCTACCTCAGGTAGTTGATTACCTGAAGCTGACTCAAGGCAGGAAGAAGCGCTGGAGGCAGTGGGGGGGCCTTGCGAAGGTCGAGGAGGATGGTCAGCCCCAATAATTGCAGATCAGGCCTGTGGAGGCAAGGAGagccaaaggtgtgtgtgtgtgtgtgcgcgcgcgcgcatgtgtaaTGTGTGAGTGTTGGGTAGACAGTGTGTtgggaagacagaaaagagaggcCAAAGAAGGATACAGATCTTCTGGTTTAACACTAACAGTCTTCAGAAGTTAGTACTACTATATTTGGGAAGCAATGAGCAAATAGTCAATGTGGGTCATGTGCCCAATAGGCAACCTAACGATCAAGAGCCTACGTTATTGATCAGGCTATTTTTTGGTCAGAGGACTAGAACTCTATGTGCTATAATGGTATAAATTTAAGGCCATCGCATTTGTCAACAGGTACTCAGAGCATACAAAGTGTTTGTTGGATGGATAGATGTGTGCACCAATAATCCGGGTGCTGTCATAAAGTGCAGATAGAGTCAGCAGGGCTGACTCTGAAGGTCATGAAAGATAAGCTAAAAGTCAGAGCTCAAAGTCAAGGTCAATGATTGAAATAGTAGGCCAGTGTCTCGTGAGGGGAAGCAGCCCTCCCTGACCCTGCATGTAATGCCCAGGGCTCTGAAGTCTGTGATGCTTACCTAAGGAGTGAGTGGAGATATCGAAGAGCAGTGCTCAGTGTCTCTTGGGAGGGTGAGGGCTCCTCAGGAAGGCACGGGGGTGGAGGTGTGATCGTCAGCAGAGCTCTCCCAGTCTGATCTACTCCTCCTGAAGACAGAAATCGGCCAGGCTGTCCTGGCTGGGATCAATCTTTGACTACCTCccttctgccttccttccctcccaagtccacttcaattccttcactttcCCAAAGCCTCTTCCCACCTACCCTGAGTGCGTGTTTAACAGGTCCTTGTTTGTGCgtgcatgcacgcatacacagtatatggaggccagaggtgtatGTGAAGTGTCTTTTCAAacacaccccacccacccacccttttttggtttttgggtctttttttgagacaggattttactgtgtagctttggctgtcctgaaactcactctgtagaccaaccgcagaaatctgcctgcctctgcctcccaaatggtgggattacaggcgtgtgccaccaccacccggctctaccacctttttttaatgacagggcctctcactggatCCAGATTCGCTCTGGTTCAGCTCACTGGCTGGCCAATGAGTAcaagaaatcctcctgtctcaaccttccctttctttccagaTGTTTCCGTGGTTAAACACCCATGCTATGCCCAGCTCTTCCGTGGATGCTAGGGATATGAACTCAGCCCTCGTGCTTGCAAAGCAGGCACTTTGCAGACAGCGCCATCTCCCCGGCCCCTCCTATTCATGGATGTTTACTGACCAGTCAGAACGAAGAATCCAGATGCCATCAAGTCCCAGGCTACAACTGGGTCATCCAAAACAGAAACTGGGGGAGTTTCTTCTGGGACGCTGTCTCCTTTTACATCCTGCACTGTCTCCAGGGGCTGTGTTGGGGGCTCGGATGGGGACCGCTCTGGACCTGTGGATCCTGTGCAGACAGATGCAGGGTCACTCTGTTCTGTTCCCAGTCCCCTCCCTTGGCCCAGCCCGCCTTGGCCCTTCCCCTGGACCTCACTGTCATCTCACCTGCCACACACTCTGGGGTCACGccctctttctcactctctttgATCCCTTCCTCTGGAGGCTCATAATCTTCTCCGGGTGCAGGTTCTTCTCCATCCACTGGCTTGAGTTCCTCTTTTGATTCAGACTCTGgcttcccagaatcctctttcTCCTTCACCAGGCTGCATTCTGCAGGTTCCTGTTCACTGGTTAAGGGCGGACTGACAAGGACTTCTGGCTGTCTAGTCTCTTCTTTGTCCCTGGGGCTGACTGGGGTACTCTCCCCGCTGCGGCTTCCAGCTCCTCTGCCCGCGGCTCgcttctttcttctgtttcctttgccGGTTCTTCGAGGGGTGCCAGGTGGTCCTTCAGCCCCCTGGCCCACTCCTCCCACAGCCTCCCCTGACAGGAGGCAGGATTCAGAGGcttcccccacagcctctgcTGGGGGTTCAGGGGGCTCGAGGGCTGTGGCATCCGGGTCTGCCTCAGCCCCTGAAGGTGAGTCGGAAGAAGCTCCGGTGCTACTGCCCTCACCAGGCGGGCGTGCCCCATCCTGATCCCGAGACCCCGGGCCTTTCTGATTCATCCATGCCCTGTGTCTCCTGTGCCGGCCCTTCCCTCCAGTGGTCTTACGGGCGGGTACTGTGCGGGTCCTGGAGAGGCCTGAGGCCTCAGCATCTATGGGACTTCCCCTCACGGGCAGTGTCACCTCCAACAGCTCCACATATTCACCCTCTGGACCTTCTGCAGGAGCATTGTGTCCATCCCCAGGACTCCGGGTACCAAGTACCTCCTCAGGGACTGGAGAGCTAGGAAGCCCTGGAGGTCCGGAGGGAAGTTCTGGAGGCAATGTGCTCGGCTGATGTCCCACCATGAGGCCCTCTTTGTGCACAAATCTTGGGCAGACGAGCTCAGCCCAGGGCAGCCGCTGAATTCCGGAGGGTGCAGACAGAAGGCAGGTGCTGAGGCGCCCTGTTGGCCGGTCCTTGTTAATGCCTTGTAGCCACTCAGGTGTGAAGAGGTAGGCACAGGCTTCATTGGGCACTGGGAGCTCCTGTACCCGCCCGCCTCCTGGGGCCAGACATTTCAGCGCCAGACGGGGTGCTTGGGCCGCCGAAGGCACTACTTGCAGGTAGAAGTCTCCAGGGCGCAGCAGCTGCCAGGGAAGGGCTGCCAGTTGCACTACCACCTGCTCGTGCAAGCAGAGCGGCCAGCCCtcatggaagaagaggaagccacTGTACTGGGcctgcagagagaaggaaaaggcctCTGCTGAAGAAACCAGCAGGACAGGGATGCGAGAATAATTCCACACCAGGCAGGACTGGCCTTATGTTGGTGGGTTAAAACCCctagggggggctggagagatggctcagtggttaagagcaccgactgcttttccaaaggtcctgagttcaaatcccagcaaccatatggtggctcacaaccatctatagagagatctgacaccctcttatgCCCCTCcccaagtaaataaatgtaataatctaattaaaaaaaagattaaaaaaaaaaccctaggggACAGGAAAGGAGGTCACGTGGCAGAAGAGagacatgccccccccccaactgttGCTGCTTTGGTGGAAGCTTTCCTAGAAAGCTAGTTGTCTATGTGGGAAGGTAAGGACCCAGTCATCACTCATCACAGAGATCAACATCTGCCGCCATCTTGGAGGAATCaaagacagttatgctagcttTTGTATCTACAGGAAtggagaatattttctttgtttgtttgtttgtttgttttttgtttttttttggatatggttttttttcgagacagggtttctctgtatagccctggctgtcctggaactcactctgtagaccaggctggcctcgaactcagaaatccgcttgcctttgcctcccagagtgctgggattacaggcgtgtgccactactgcccggctggagaatattttctgaatattcTGAAGTCTGAGGGAGTGTTTTAAGATATCCACAAGGAGGCACTATTTGAAACTTGTCCTGGAAAAGTCAGGGTCTCTTAGGGGGAAGTCAATAGTTGTTAAGAGAGctgatattaaaagaaaatgaatgtccCTGCATATTGTTAGTTTTTGAGTAGTCACaatcattgggggggggggggtcagccaAAGAGACCTAAGGGCTCATGTGAAGAACAGTATTGGGAAGACTATGTCTCTAAGAGGGAGGAAATTAGCCTGGCAGAAAAGGGTTGACAACCACTCACACAGGCTTCCTGTTGGACCTTGGCAAGCAGGTGTTTAGCAGGTACCAGGAAGTCCAGCGTGTACCTCAGCGCATCCTCCTGGTACGTCCTCTCCACCACCTGGAACACCTGGCCCAACAGGGTCGGGGCTGTGGCTTCAAAGGGTGGGTACAAGGCAGCAAGTGTGCTCTGCACACAGTCCTCCACTGGTTCAGGCTCCTGGAAGAGACAACACCAAACTGTAGACACCTAGACCTTGTAAGCATGGCTCCTTGGGAGTTGGCCGGTCTGCAGATACAGCCGTGCCTCATATCGCATGGGCACAGTGAGTAATCAGAAAACGCTGACTCAATGAACCAAAGGATAGGAGAGGCCTGGCCAGGCTCACCATGGCTTCACAGCTAAGCTGTGAGACTTTGGCTTTAGTGACCCAGGGAGACCTTGTTATAAATGACTTTGGTTAGATGTTCCAGACACTTGTAAATTGAGTTGACTGCACCCCACGAGAAAAGAGACAGGATGGGCCACTGGACCCATCTGATGCTTAAGAATTCGGGTGGATGGGGAGTATGGGGTTTCTACACAGCCATCTTGCCAATAGATGCTTCCAAGCTCACCATCTAGAGACCTTTATTGTAAGTGGAGGTATGCCCACTCACAAACTACTGCATCCTAGAGACGGTTGGTTGATAGGCGGGAAGAGAGAAGACGAGAAGATGGTGGCTATGTCAGGTCTTTATAGCATACCTTTCTTCCATTCCCAGAGCCTGTGGGATTGGCCACAGTGAATTGGGTGGAGCCATTTGAAAGAAGATTAACACATACCCCAAATTcttggagaagagaggggggtGGTCTGATGCTATGTATtccagttgattttttttctaattccagACGGTTCTGTCTGATAATCTGGACCCAGTGTCTCAAAGTCTAAGCCGTGCCCCTCCCATTCTGACCACCTCCCTAAATGAATCATTCATTGGGCAACCTTTCTTCATcccatttcctaaacaacagctCTGGGTCTATTTCTTCGAAAGTCCGTATCTCTCTCAAGATGTTCTCTTTTAGCTCCTTTCATCAGATATCTTTGTTGTAGGAAAGTATTCTGCAGTAGTTATCTCTCGACCTTTCTTTGCATTTATTAGCTCTCTACCCATTGTCGCCGGTTCTGTTTCCACCCCAAGacaaaaaaatacttattttattctGAAATCTCTCCAGCCAGAGTTGCTTAATCCCAGCTGTTTGGGAAGATTAGGGtattcagacaccccagagacCAGCATTCTGTTTTATCAGACCACAAACTTGGCTCCAAGGTGTGGGCGAGCAGACAGACCCTCAGTGTTCTCAGGACTGTGTACGTGGGTGGGAAGAAGGGTAGGGGTGAGGTCGAGTGGGCCCGAGCTCTGAAGTTAGGATCGGGGAGCTACTGCTTGAGCAGCGAAGCAGCTGCAACCCATTAGGGGCGGTGAGCTCATGGCTGAACTAGAGTCGCAGCCACAGGAAGCGGCCTcggcaggaggggaggaggggtctGGAGCAGGCGGAGGTGGGCAGGAGACCAAGACACCAGGCCTCTGGTCGGCTGGGACCAAAAGACAGCGAGACTGAGTCAGCGCTCACTGGCCTAGTTCCTGTCTTGCTCCAACCCTCTGAGGGGGGTGATGCTTCCCAGGCTCTCCACAGACATTGCCCTGCCAGggcctctccccctcctccagtCTGCAATGAGCATTATCGGCTGCACCCGCCTGGGCAGTGGGCACCCTCCCCGTAGTACTTCAGAGTACTTCTGGCCGGAAAGTTCCCGGCTTAGCGGTCACTCCCGCTGACAAGGGCTTCTGGTACCCTGAGTGGCTGCTCTCGGAGCCTCTACTTCATGCACAGGAATCCATCCAGCTCTCTCCCTGAGGCGGCAGTGCTCTGAGGCAGGCTTCAGTTCCCTGCAGCTGCGTAAGCCTTGGGGAACTTTGTCCCAAAAAACTATGGTTTTGGCTCTCGAAACGTCACGCCCATTGGTACTGCGGAACACCCCCTACCCATCCTCAAACAGCCCCCTTTCTGTGAGGGAATTTCCCTTTGGACATGCCCTTTGGCCCTGGCCCAGCCACAGCTGTGGCTAGTCCCTCAGGGCCGGATGGGTGGGCCCATCTCACCGGGTTTGGGGACAAGGATGGAAAATGGTGGTTCCAGGCAGGTCAGTTCTCATGACCCGGGACAGTGCCCTTTCCAGGGCTGCCGCCAGACCAACTCGCAGAGGGTGTTCAGGCGTGAAAAACTGgatagggagggggagggaaaactCCGCAAAAGAAGACTGGGCAGGACCAAGAAGATCCGAGGTGGGATGTGTGCAAAGACCATCGAAGGATGGGGAGGtggcacagaagaaagaaagggtcACGGCAATACTCGGTGGGGACTGGGGAGGCAGCAGGACGGCAGATCGGAGAGaagaaggggggatgggagggtggagAGTCTGCGCTAGGCGGGCACTGGAGGCTCAGGGCTGGGGGCCCCGGAGCGGGCTGCGCGAAGGCCGAGGGGACACCGGGGTGCTTCGCGGGACTCACCATGGCTCGGCGTCGGGAGGTGTCCCACTCTCGGGCGGGCGGGGCGGGTGAGCCACCGCCTCCCTCCGGGCGCTCAGTCTCGCCGGGTCTAGCTGCAGGACAGCTCGCGCCGCGACCGCGGCTCTCCCAGCTCACTCGGGAGCCCAGGCCGCGGGGCCCCGCCAGGGAGGGCCGAGACGGCCGCCTACACCGCCCCGCCCAGCCCGGGACCCCAGCCGAGACGCGCCCCCCCCCAACCCCGGCCACAAGCCTCGCCTCCGCTCCCCTAGCTGTCTGCGGCcagcccgccccgccccctccgaGGACCGCCCAGCTGAGGACGCCCCGGGTTTCCCGCGTTCTTCGCTCTGCGGGATCAGTTCAGCCTCAACTCGGGACCAGGTTGCCCGGCGGCCAAAAGCCTTCTTCCATCTCTAGGGTCCATGAGATGGAAGGACCGACCGGTCCGTGCCCGGGCTTGGCAAAGTCCTGGGGCCCAAGAGCGACCCACAGGCTCCCTTTAGGTAGAGCTGAAGGCTTGGAAATTAGGGTATTCCCCCAAGCCTTGGGCGTTTGCCCgcccttcttccccttccaccTTCTTGGGTCTCAAGGCTCCCGGCGACTACAATGGGCTCCTGTGTGCAGCCTGGGGAGGGCGGGGGATGGGGGGAATTACGAAGTATAGGCTTGGCATGGGGGTATGTGTCATGGCTGAGAGGCCAGGGCCCTGGGATCAGGATCCCTCTGTGGTCTGGGGACGTTGGCGGAGTTGCTCCACGTTCCCTCTACCTTTTTCTGTACCTTATACCCTTGTTGCTCTTCCGGTAGAGGGGAGGCAGCAGTTCCCGGATtagaacccacactttggtacTGATGCCAGATCTTTCCTTCTTGTTGCAGGGCGATAGTGGCCCATATACTAGGGCTTTTGGCGGTGACTATTATCTTTCGCTTGAGACAAAGGGGActaggttcctttttttttttttttaagcctcacCTCTTTTGCCCAGCCGACAAACTGCGAATATCGCTCCTACAAGGAAAATGAAGGCCGGGTGAGGTCTCTCAGAAGGGCTTGAGGAACCTCAGCACAGCAAGAGGTTGCCCTGCCCGCCTCTGAGTCACAGACTGGTCTAAACGGTGAACATTTGGGAGGCGATCTGAAAGGTCCTCATTTCCCAGAGAGGTCGTGAAGGTGTCGGCATTGCAGTTAGAGGGTGAAGTTTATTTAGAAGACTGACTTGTGTTAGTGCATACAGTCGGATGAGGCTTGcagcaggagaaggagagggaagggcctcggtaccgggggtggggggtgggggggtggggtgtttCACCTTAGGATGCTACATTCTGCCCTTTGACCTGTGGGTCTGGAGAAGGGAGAATTTTAATTCACAGGGATGAGACGAGCCCTCTGGTTCATAGGGTCAAAAAAGAATGACAATCAGGGAAACCCTGTGACCGACCACAAGAACTGTGGAGCTATTTCCAATCTTCCAGTTAAGGTAGACTCTTCAGTCTCCTTGTCATTAACGACCAGAAGTCAAGAGAGTGAGATTTTACTACCCCCTGGTGTCTGCCCGGTAAATACTGCCCACTAGCAGACTGCCTTCTAGGGGAGCTTTTTCAGAGGCTGTTCCATGAACCTTTCTCATCAGATTTAGTTCACACATTCTCTTCCGGAACGACTGAACCTTCCCTTATTGAAACTTAACATTCCTTATGCTCAAATCATGTGATGGAATCCAGGGTTACCCACAGCTAGGCAGTGGGATATAAACATCCACTACGGAAAAAAGATCCATCCAAAGGTTTTGAACTGGTGACATGAAGGAGTTTGGATTAAGGTTCTGGGATACAAGTTATCCCTTTTTTTCTAGGAGTTTCAGTACATGGTGCATGCTTACAGTGGTTAATAGCCCTTTCTCCATATCCCTTACCTTCTGGTGTGCATACAATGCAATCTGAGTTGGTGTGTGCTCTTTGATAGGCGATGTACAGACATAAACATAAAGTCAGAGCTAGAGAAGATGCCAGGCTAACAGGCCCTTTCCTGCATTACAGATACTTTTCAATGTGGTTTATGTATTTCGAGTTCTTTGGAGCCTAGCAAATTTCTACCTATTTCATAgaagaagaaattttattttattaagttatGTAACTTTCCATATGCTGTACAGTAAATGGGAAAGCCAGGGCTTGTGCCCAGTTGTCTGACCCCAGGGTTTTCACTCGTAACCAAGTCGTAAGTTATAGTACTTTAGCTGTCAAAGTACATAAAAGAACTTTATTATACCACCTTTTCTACCACGTCACTCTTCCATTAGTATATTAACGTTGCTTTGTAATAGTCAGTGCTGAGTGTCTAAAAGTGgtaagtgtgtctctgtgggccaaaggagaaagaaagtcCACTTCTATCTAGACTTGGTATAGGGTAATAGTTAAATCGATTCCTAAGAAGTGTTCTGTATGGTTGCAATGGAGAAGCTGTGCATTGTGTTACCCTAACGTGGGGGAGGCAGAAGAAGTGGCTGTGCGTGTAATGTGTATTGCCTAGTTAATGAGCTGCAACACAACAGCCATGCGTAGAGGATTGGTGCTTTAGGCCACGAACTAATCCTTAACCACCTGGAGAGAAGCTGTGGTAAGGGTCCTGCTTCAGTTCTGTGTCTCAGTCAAGAGGAAATTGAAGGACCATAAAGAGAAATGTCAGGATCAGATATGGACAAATGTGTTTTGGTTTGTTAGCATCACCTCCCAAGGAAACTGGGTATCAAATGCTAGTTGTTTTAGGATAAAACTAAGTAAATATTATAGCTGCTGTTTGGTGTGATTTTCCattacttttagttttatttgATTGATAACATTTCTTCAAAAGTTTATAactcatggggctggagatatggctcagtggttaagaacacttctcttccagaggtcctgagttcaattcccagcaaccacaaggtgactcacaatcatctttaaTTGGATCAGAAGGGATCAGATGCCTGCTCTAGATGTGGGTGGCACCTCATGGTGCCAGTCCAGATAAAAAGGTGTAGAAGAAGGAGACGGCTTTTTGCGTGTTTGCGTCCACTTCTGGATAATCCTATTTTGTTGCTGTGGTGTCCCTTTGGTGATGTTAGAACCATCTTCTTCAGGCTTCCAACATAGACTGAAGACCAGTGGCTCCTCAGGAATTCCTGGGGTCTTC is from Apodemus sylvaticus chromosome 8, mApoSyl1.1, whole genome shotgun sequence and encodes:
- the Arhgef40 gene encoding rho guanine nucleotide exchange factor 40 isoform X1, whose translation is MEPEPVEDCVQSTLAALYPPFEATAPTLLGQVFQVVERTYQEDALRYTLDFLVPAKHLLAKVQQEACAQYSGFLFFHEGWPLCLHEQVVVQLAALPWQLLRPGDFYLQVVPSAAQAPRLALKCLAPGGGRVQELPVPNEACAYLFTPEWLQGINKDRPTGRLSTCLLSAPSGIQRLPWAELVCPRFVHKEGLMVGHQPSTLPPELPSGPPGLPSSPVPEEVLGTRSPGDGHNAPAEGPEGEYVELLEVTLPVRGSPIDAEASGLSRTRTVPARKTTGGKGRHRRHRAWMNQKGPGSRDQDGARPPGEGSSTGASSDSPSGAEADPDATALEPPEPPAEAVGEASESCLLSGEAVGGVGQGAEGPPGTPRRTGKGNRRKKRAAGRGAGSRSGESTPVSPRDKEETRQPEVLVSPPLTSEQEPAECSLVKEKEDSGKPESESKEELKPVDGEEPAPGEDYEPPEEGIKESEKEGVTPECVAGSTGPERSPSEPPTQPLETVQDVKGDSVPEETPPVSVLDDPVVAWDLMASGFFVLTGGVDQTGRALLTITPPPPCLPEEPSPSQETLSTALRYLHSLLRPDLQLLGLTILLDLRKAPPLPPALLPALSQLQDSGEPPLIQRLVILGHEDPPAELCGFQGAELLSEKDLKRVAKPEELQWDLGGARDLSPNHWAEIHQEVARLCTLCQGVLTSVRQAIEELEGTAEPKEEEAVGMPEPLQKVLADPRLTALQRNGGAILMRLRSTHSSKLEGPGPAVLYQEVDEAIHQLVRLSNLRVQQQEQRLRVHRVQQVLQWLSGPGEEQLASFTMPGNSLSVLQETELRFRAFSTEVQERLVQAREALALEEDITSQKVLDLFEQRLEQVESGLHRALRLQRFFQQAHEWVDEGSARLAGAGPGREAVLAALALRRAPEPSAGTFQEMRALALDLGSPAALREWGRCRARCQELERRIQQQLGEEASPRSHRRRRADSASSAGAQHGAHSPSPSLSSLLLPSSPGPRAAPSHCSLTPCGEDYEEEGLELAPEADGRPPRTVLIRGLEVTSTEVVDRTCSPREHVLLGRAGGPDGPWGIGTPRMERKRSISAQQRLVSELIACEQEYVTTLNEPAPPPGPELTPELRCTWAAALSVRERLRSFHGIHFLQELQGCTAHPLRIGACFLRHGDQFNLYAQFVKHRHKLESGLAALTPSIKGSVESSGPCLPRALQQPLEQLARYGQLLEELLREAGPELSSERQALRAAIQLLQEQEARGRDLLAVEAVRGCEIDLKEQGQLLHRDPFTVICGRKKCLRHVFLFEDLLLFSKFKGSEGGSETFVYKQAFKTADMGLTENIGDSGLCFELWFRRRRAREAYTLQATSPETKLKWTSSIAQLLWRQAAHNKELRVQQMVSMGIGNKPFLDIKALGERTLSALLTGRAARTRASVAVSSFEHAGPSLPGLSPGACSLPARVEEEAWDLDVKQISLAAETLDSSGDVSPGPRNSPSLQPPNPGSSTPALTSGGILGLSRQAWLRGLKVRDQKES